The genomic DNA GGCCTCCGACGCCGAACTGAACGCCCTTTACAAGCAAATCCAGGGACGCCTGAAGGACGATGCCGACAAGACGAAGCTGCTGGTTGCCGCGCAAAGGGCCTGGATCGCCTATCGCGATGCCGAATGCGATTTCGCAAGCTCGGGCGTTGCCGGCGGCTCGGCCCAGCCGATGATCACGCTTGAATGCCGCGACGATCGCACACAGAAGCGCGTCGCCGACTTCAAGACCTATCTGAGCTGTGAGGAGGGCGATCTC from Ensifer adhaerens includes the following:
- a CDS encoding lysozyme inhibitor LprI family protein: MKISALMVLAFTGLFAATGLARADECADASDQATMNVCADKALKASDAELNALYKQIQGRLKDDADKTKLLVAAQRAWIAYRDAECDFASSGVAGGSAQPMITLECRDDRTQKRVADFKTYLSCEEGDLSCVLPPAN